The proteins below come from a single Aspergillus oryzae RIB40 DNA, chromosome 5 genomic window:
- a CDS encoding uncharacterized protein (mitogen-activated protein kinase) — protein MAEFNRSEVLGSVFDTTNRYVNVRPVGLGAFSLVCSAYDLVRGQAVAIKKLLNPFATTANAKQTYREIKLLKQLRHENLIGLCDVFISPRTDVYLVTELLSTDLARLLEAGPLEPQFVQYFAYQILRGLKYLHSAGVVHRDIKPSNLVIDENCDLKICDFGLSRPQDHRMTGYVSTRYYRAPEVMLTWQRYGVEVDIWSAGCVIAEMFNGKPLFPGQDPINQFYLILDVLGNPSDKFISRICTTNTVEIIRSLERREPRPLQSVIQNLDDSARSLLERMLTLDPQERISAEEALQHPYMKMYHDPTDEPIAEERFDWMFNGGEFDKEMLKEMIPAYNLASCYHDIFNQNDLLQ, from the exons ATGGCAGAATTCAATCGATCAGAGGTATTGGGATCTGTGTTTGACACTACCAACAG ATATGTTAACGTACGGCCGGTGGGCCTGGGCGCCTTTAGCCTTGTTTG TTCCGCGTATGACCTAGTAAGGGGCCAAGCGGTGGCGATCAAAAAGCTATTGAACCCCTTTGCCACGACAGCCAACGCTAAACAAACCTATCGGGAGATTAAGCTGTTAAAGCAGTTACGACATGAAAAT CTCATCGGCTTGTGCGATGTCTTTATCTCTCCCCGAACAGATGT ATACCTAGTAACCGAGCTCCTTTCAACTGATCTCGCCCGCCTTCTGGAGGCTGGACCCCTTGAGCCACAGTTCGTACAGTATTTCGCCTATCAGATACTG CGTGGTTTGAAATACCTACATTCTGCAGGTGTTGTTCACAGGGATATAAAACCCAGTAACCTGGTTATCGATGAGAATTGCGACTTGAAAATATGTGATTTCGGTCTCTCCAGGCCCCAGGATCATCGCATGACTGGCTATGTCTCAACACGGTATTACCGTGCACCGGAGGTCATGCTTACATGGCAAAGGTACGGTGTAGAGGTGGACATTTGGAGTGCAGGGTGTGTTATTGCGGAGATGTTCAACGGAAAGCCTTTATTTCCAGGACAAGACCCCATTAACCAGTTTTACTTGATCCTGGACGTCTTGGGAAACCCATCTGATAAATTTATCTCTCGGATATGTACCACGAAT ACAGTGGAGATCATCAGGTCACTGGAACGGAGAGAGCCACGTCCCTTGCAAAGCGTTATTCAGAATCTAGATGATTCCG CCAGGAGTTTGCTTGAGAGAATGCTCACGCTGGACCCACAAGAACGAATCTCGGCCGAGGAAGCCCTACAACACCCCTATATGAAAATGTATCACGACCCGACCGATGAACCAATAGCCGAGGAAAGGTTCGACTGGATGTTCAACGGTGGTGAATTTGACAAGGAGATGCTTAAAGAGATGAT CCCTGCATACAATCTTGCGTCATGCTATCATGATATTTTTAACCAGAACGACCTACTACAGTGA